The region CACATCCAGATGTAGCTTCTAAATACAATGCTTGAGTTGCCATCTATGATTGAATTTAAACTGAATTTTATGTTCTAATTGCAGAAGATTGAAGCTAAAAGCAAGCCTTACTACAATCACTTCATACATGCTTTTTCCTCCCCTGCTAAGTACTCATATACATACTTTCATTTTAATATCTACCataatgaacttaagtaaagcGTTTAACCAAAGAGTTTTCATAAAAAATGGAACCATAAGTTCGATTTGGATTTGACAGTAGGAAATTGAATAACTTATATTTTTCGAGTGTTTGTTATGAGATTGTTGACGGAGTTCATATGTCTCTTTGCTTCCTGGCATTGCAAACTTGCAAGAACTAAGTGGTAGTCACTTCTCATTTGCATAAAAAACCACTAGGTGGTCTTCTATCAGTTGGCATAAATAGTTATATCGAAATTTATAAGAAACATTCATAGTAAAGCACTCCAGAAACAGTACACTTGTGAAACAGAAGGAGTTATATTCCTTATTGAATTGAAAATTATGAACCATCTGAGGTACATCTTCTCATTGTTTTATTTAGTGTAAAGGCACATACAATGTGACCATAGTTTTATTGTGTTTTGGTCTTTCCTCCAACTGCGGTCAGCTTAGTTTACGCTGCATAGTTGTCAAAAAAGGAAAAAATAATTAGTCATATGGATCTCGTGTCAATAAGTTAATCATTATCAAGGATAAAGGGTGATAACAGCTAGTGAAATGAACTTACGTGTTACAGTCGAATTTACGATCAGCAGAGTAAATGAAAGGAAGTCCACATTTTCCAGGGAGAGCATCGATTTTTGGAATACGACCCTCTGGACCAGGAACACCAGCTCTGTTCCTGTTAGCACGTTCCTGTACACACCGACACAGCTCCCTCCTCTCTTCTCTAGTCTTGGCCATTTCACGGAATGCTTTCAATGCGCTGCAACACTCGGCAGATGGATCCTGCACTTCACCTCTGTGAAATGGATCACAGAGTGCCTTGGTACGTTCTTGTTGTGATGTTCCGCATGTAAAAGCTTCCCCTTGCTCCACCATCATGAAAGCACCTACCACCATTACAGTCAAC is a window of Apium graveolens cultivar Ventura chromosome 11, ASM990537v1, whole genome shotgun sequence DNA encoding:
- the LOC141696854 gene encoding non-specific lipid-transfer protein Cw18-like — encoded protein: MARIAYLMMLTVMVVGAFMMVEQGEAFTCGTSQQERTKALCDPFHRGEVQDPSAECCSALKAFREMAKTREERRELCRCVQERANRNRAGVPGPEGRIPKIDALPGKCGLPFIYSADRKFDCNTVN